In the Maribacter sp. MJ134 genome, one interval contains:
- a CDS encoding acyl carrier protein gives MQNEDKYTSLKNIVKTYLPEDVSVDDIKPESNFISELNINSANLVDIVLDVEDAFDIRLENEDMDQMQTVQDAMAIIDKKLADK, from the coding sequence ATGCAAAACGAAGACAAGTATACTTCATTAAAGAATATTGTTAAAACTTACCTTCCGGAAGATGTAAGCGTTGATGATATTAAACCCGAGAGCAATTTTATATCCGAGTTGAACATAAATTCGGCCAATTTGGTGGACATCGTGCTCGATGTGGAGGACGCCTTTGATATTCGTTTGGAGAACGAGGATATGGACCAAATGCAAACCGTACAGGATGCTATGGCCATCATCGATAAAAAGTTGGCTGACAAATAA
- a CDS encoding TerC family protein produces MLVWTIFIACIVVFLALDLGVFHKNDHVIKSKEAGIWTAIWVSVALAFSGVIYWLFSAGLTENPTGLTPNDAVLKYITGYLIELSLSIDNVFVIAVIFSAFKIPPLYQHRVLFWGILGAIIFRALMILFGVALITKFEWIIYVFGVFLLYTAFKMLKSDDTDFNPKDSFVFKQLKKIYPITSQINGHDFFVKKMGVRAATPLFVALIIIELTDILFALDSIPAILAITADPFIVFSSNILAILGLRSMYFLISRMLAKFRFINYSLVVILAFVGLKMLFSHFIHLPEWVSLTVISVSLVSGVLASLLIPEKEKEV; encoded by the coding sequence ATGCTCGTTTGGACTATTTTCATTGCTTGTATAGTGGTTTTCCTAGCCTTAGACCTTGGTGTTTTTCATAAGAACGACCATGTCATCAAATCTAAGGAAGCGGGCATTTGGACCGCCATTTGGGTAAGCGTAGCCCTAGCTTTTAGTGGTGTTATCTATTGGCTGTTCTCCGCTGGATTAACGGAAAATCCTACCGGACTAACGCCTAACGATGCCGTCTTAAAATACATCACCGGTTACCTTATTGAACTGTCTTTAAGTATTGACAATGTCTTTGTCATCGCCGTCATTTTCTCCGCTTTTAAGATACCGCCACTTTACCAGCACCGGGTGTTGTTCTGGGGGATTTTAGGGGCCATTATATTCAGAGCGCTAATGATTCTCTTTGGAGTGGCCTTAATTACCAAATTCGAGTGGATCATCTATGTTTTTGGTGTATTTCTTCTTTACACGGCCTTTAAGATGCTTAAAAGTGACGATACCGATTTTAATCCCAAGGATTCCTTTGTTTTTAAGCAATTGAAAAAAATCTATCCAATTACATCGCAAATTAACGGTCATGATTTCTTTGTGAAAAAGATGGGCGTGCGTGCCGCCACTCCCCTATTTGTAGCGCTTATCATTATTGAGCTTACCGATATTCTCTTTGCACTGGATAGTATTCCGGCCATTCTTGCCATTACGGCCGACCCTTTCATTGTATTCAGTTCCAATATTTTGGCCATCCTAGGCCTACGGTCCATGTATTTCCTTATCTCGCGCATGCTGGCAAAGTTTCGATTTATCAACTATAGCTTAGTGGTCATCTTGGCTTTTGTGGGACTGAAGATGTTATTCTCCCACTTTATTCATCTACCGGAATGGGTTTCGCTTACCGTTATTTCCGTGTCCTTGGTTTCGGGCGTATTGGCCTCCTTATTGATTCCTGAGAAAGAAAAGGAAGTTTAG
- a CDS encoding YceI family protein encodes MKNIIVLFLLFTIQQQVYGQQITNANISFTFVAKDVDGTIDGFSSTSTIDWNTPENSVIEGTVLSETIKTGNFLRDWSLRGSKYFNADEHPKISFKSTTVKRENDALLVNGNLTLKGITKPITIRFTKNGKKLLGTTTLFSSDFDITILKKGRESNKVRVQFNLELE; translated from the coding sequence ATGAAAAATATAATTGTTCTCTTTCTCCTATTCACTATACAGCAGCAGGTTTATGGGCAACAGATTACCAATGCCAACATCAGTTTTACATTTGTAGCTAAGGATGTAGATGGCACCATTGACGGTTTCTCTTCTACTTCTACCATTGATTGGAATACGCCGGAAAATTCAGTCATAGAAGGAACCGTACTTTCTGAAACCATAAAAACCGGTAATTTTTTACGCGATTGGTCGCTAAGGGGAAGTAAATATTTTAATGCGGACGAACATCCGAAAATTTCCTTTAAAAGCACTACCGTAAAAAGGGAAAACGATGCGCTTTTGGTCAATGGAAATCTTACGCTTAAAGGAATCACAAAACCTATAACCATTCGTTTTACCAAAAACGGAAAAAAACTGTTAGGCACCACTACCCTATTCTCCTCCGATTTTGACATTACCATTTTAAAGAAAGGAAGAGAGTCTAACAAGGTCCGCGTTCAGTTCAATTTGGAACTGGAATAA
- the hpf gene encoding ribosome hibernation-promoting factor, HPF/YfiA family — protein sequence MNINFEYDDVKASNRLEIMAASKLEKLLDKFDFIVRADVFFKTENTSSPDTGMICNIRLSAPGPRLFAEASHSSFEASIAESVSDLERQLEKRKAKMKSR from the coding sequence ATGAATATCAATTTTGAATATGACGATGTAAAGGCCAGTAATAGGCTAGAAATTATGGCAGCCTCTAAGCTCGAAAAGCTGCTGGATAAGTTTGATTTTATTGTTCGTGCAGATGTATTCTTTAAAACGGAAAATACTTCTTCCCCGGATACGGGTATGATTTGTAATATTAGGTTAAGTGCGCCCGGCCCAAGACTCTTTGCGGAGGCGAGCCATTCCAGTTTTGAGGCATCTATCGCGGAGTCCGTTAGCGATTTGGAAAGGCAATTAGAGAAGCGTAAGGCGAAGATGAAATCGCGCTAG
- a CDS encoding DUF4251 domain-containing protein, whose amino-acid sequence MRQIGILLMVLLVVLSCSSAKKTTVSPVELTAFKTYIENGRFEFNATAAFPLQTQAFTSVANSGLLQPGSNSGRIDLTGNPSYVRIIGDSISVYLPYFGERRVSGGYGANTDIKFDGILSDYEIAYDTIKSMYRITFRMEQNTEVYDVHMAVFPSKNGNLSLNSTQRSTIRYNGIIQDIEDTETSK is encoded by the coding sequence ATGAGACAAATAGGGATTTTACTAATGGTTTTGTTGGTAGTGCTAAGTTGTAGTAGTGCTAAAAAAACGACTGTAAGCCCGGTGGAATTGACAGCTTTTAAAACCTATATAGAAAACGGACGTTTTGAGTTCAACGCAACGGCCGCATTTCCACTTCAAACCCAAGCGTTTACTAGTGTAGCAAATTCCGGACTTTTACAGCCGGGGAGTAATTCGGGCCGTATAGACCTTACGGGTAATCCAAGTTATGTTAGGATTATAGGGGACAGCATCTCGGTATATTTACCGTATTTTGGAGAAAGACGCGTATCTGGCGGCTATGGCGCCAATACGGATATTAAATTCGATGGCATTTTAAGTGATTATGAGATAGCCTACGATACAATTAAGAGTATGTATCGTATTACATTTCGTATGGAACAGAATACCGAAGTCTACGATGTACATATGGCTGTTTTTCCTAGTAAGAATGGAAACCTAAGTTTGAACAGTACACAACGCAGTACCATCCGTTACAATGGAATAATTCAGGATATTGAGGATACGGAAACTTCAAAGTGA
- a CDS encoding tetratricopeptide repeat protein, with translation MAIFFEESNRLVLPNWRSFSNTAKIGELNGSKKLLIEKSFNPDISDLIDDWADNQTIGMAGDLMGVAVVCNKEEDENVIDAAKFIKSKADSVTQELVSTADLILNRSKIIEKPILDANSIDAFQERANLYFVYQKISELKSKLKTNPKNSILWTEIARFYSIIGQNKKAERAIKNALHLSPQNRFVLRSMARFFTHVGDVGYAHDIIRKLPITNSDPWVMATEISLAMKRGRQSRFAKKGLNMVSSDNFHPFNIAELNSSLGTLEYESSWKKSRKLFENSLKKPNDNVLAQAEWMSHKEGKISKVNPDDFDVENSFEADARNSSENGKWQDAIDYAKLWFLDMPFSRGAILFGSQIAAYNMDDHDEAAYLYKAGLTSHPQDPQMINNLVYSLCLRNRIEEAEQFLEKYPAFDQTDVNNQICITATKGILNFRKGFLEKGRELYFQAIEKASSIKNIELTNLAFVNYLREEYLSGSTVEAELVEKLKAVEKTSKNSTTQKIIREINELKAKV, from the coding sequence ATGGCAATATTCTTTGAGGAAAGTAATAGACTAGTATTACCAAATTGGCGTAGTTTTTCCAATACTGCCAAAATAGGTGAGCTAAACGGCAGCAAGAAATTGTTGATTGAAAAGTCTTTTAACCCTGACATTTCCGATTTAATAGATGATTGGGCCGATAATCAAACGATTGGTATGGCTGGTGACCTTATGGGTGTCGCTGTGGTGTGTAATAAAGAAGAAGATGAAAATGTGATAGATGCAGCTAAATTTATCAAATCTAAGGCTGATTCTGTTACTCAGGAATTAGTAAGCACAGCTGATTTAATCCTTAATAGGAGTAAAATAATAGAAAAACCAATTTTAGATGCAAATTCAATAGATGCATTTCAAGAAAGGGCTAATTTATATTTTGTCTATCAAAAAATTAGTGAACTTAAATCAAAATTGAAAACTAATCCTAAAAACTCAATTTTATGGACTGAAATTGCTAGGTTTTACTCAATCATCGGTCAAAATAAAAAAGCTGAAAGGGCAATTAAGAACGCTTTACATTTAAGTCCACAGAATAGGTTTGTCTTGAGGTCTATGGCGCGTTTTTTTACCCATGTTGGGGATGTTGGATACGCACATGATATTATTAGAAAATTACCAATTACTAATTCTGACCCATGGGTTATGGCAACTGAGATTAGTTTGGCAATGAAAAGAGGAAGACAGTCCAGGTTCGCAAAAAAAGGGCTTAACATGGTAAGTTCCGATAATTTTCATCCCTTTAATATTGCCGAACTTAATAGCAGTCTAGGTACTTTAGAGTATGAATCTAGTTGGAAAAAAAGTAGAAAGTTATTCGAAAATTCTCTAAAAAAACCTAACGATAATGTTTTAGCACAAGCCGAATGGATGTCACATAAGGAAGGTAAAATTTCAAAAGTTAACCCAGATGACTTTGATGTAGAAAATTCATTTGAGGCCGATGCAAGAAACTCCTCTGAAAATGGTAAATGGCAAGATGCAATAGACTATGCTAAACTTTGGTTTTTAGATATGCCTTTTTCAAGAGGGGCAATTTTATTTGGAAGCCAAATAGCAGCGTATAATATGGATGACCATGATGAAGCCGCTTACTTGTATAAAGCAGGCTTAACATCACATCCTCAGGACCCTCAAATGATAAATAACCTAGTTTATTCATTATGTCTTAGAAATCGAATTGAGGAAGCAGAGCAATTTCTTGAAAAGTACCCAGCATTTGATCAGACGGATGTTAATAATCAAATCTGTATTACTGCTACAAAAGGTATATTAAACTTCCGTAAGGGCTTTTTGGAAAAAGGTAGAGAATTATACTTCCAAGCAATTGAAAAGGCATCATCAATTAAAAATATTGAGTTAACTAATCTAGCTTTTGTAAATTATTTAAGGGAAGAATATCTTTCTGGTAGTACGGTTGAAGCAGAATTAGTCGAGAAACTCAAGGCTGTTGAAAAAACATCGAAAAACTCTACTACCCAAAAAATCATTAGGGAAATTAATGAATTAAAAGCTAAGGTTTAG
- a CDS encoding protein kinase domain-containing protein, which translates to MSLDLSIIPEDQLSAVHNLKGKKLKTGWLVTERVKAKPGSSGGHFSVCYLAEKDGQIGFLKAINVLTFLNDEDVDLPKAMATTLNTFNYEKEILEKCGQNGLNKISRLLDSGSENMNGFLIKNVHYLIFEKADDDVRNHINFSDKVDFAWKLRSLHNIAVGVKQLHGIEVSHQDLKPSNVFVFNKDISKIGDLGRSLSETVFGPHSKRNFAGDVRYAPPEVFNMYVLPNWKDKVFAIDCYLLGSMAAFYITGQSMTALLFKNINPNISIMGLSFEQALPYWVVAFDDALISMENELGDFQDKDLLVSAIRMLCYPDPNERGHVKNVQSKNSFNMERFVEIFNRIASKAEMKLRGI; encoded by the coding sequence ATGAGTTTAGATTTATCAATAATACCGGAAGACCAGTTAAGCGCAGTTCATAACTTAAAGGGTAAAAAATTAAAAACAGGATGGCTAGTAACAGAACGGGTAAAAGCAAAGCCGGGTTCCTCTGGCGGTCATTTTTCAGTTTGTTATTTAGCAGAGAAAGATGGTCAAATTGGATTTTTAAAAGCTATCAATGTCCTAACATTCTTAAATGATGAAGATGTTGATTTGCCCAAAGCTATGGCTACAACTCTCAACACGTTCAACTATGAGAAAGAGATATTAGAAAAATGTGGGCAGAATGGACTAAACAAGATTTCAAGGTTATTGGATTCTGGTTCAGAGAACATGAACGGTTTTCTTATTAAAAATGTTCACTATTTAATATTTGAAAAAGCAGATGATGATGTAAGAAACCATATAAATTTTTCTGATAAAGTTGATTTTGCATGGAAGCTTAGGTCTCTGCATAATATTGCTGTTGGAGTGAAACAGTTACATGGTATAGAAGTATCTCATCAAGATTTAAAGCCTTCTAATGTTTTTGTATTTAATAAAGACATCTCAAAAATTGGAGATTTAGGCCGCTCCCTAAGTGAGACAGTATTCGGTCCTCATTCGAAAAGGAATTTTGCGGGTGACGTAAGATATGCGCCTCCTGAAGTATTTAATATGTATGTTTTACCAAATTGGAAGGATAAAGTTTTCGCGATAGATTGTTATCTTTTAGGTAGTATGGCTGCTTTCTATATAACGGGTCAAAGTATGACGGCCTTATTGTTTAAAAATATTAATCCTAATATAAGTATAATGGGGCTGTCGTTTGAACAGGCCTTACCTTATTGGGTTGTTGCTTTTGATGACGCTCTAATAAGTATGGAAAATGAGTTAGGAGATTTTCAAGATAAAGACCTCCTTGTTTCAGCAATTAGAATGCTATGTTATCCCGACCCAAATGAAAGGGGGCACGTTAAAAATGTTCAAAGTAAAAATAGCTTTAATATGGAACGTTTTGTTGAAATTTTTAATAGAATCGCTAGTAAGGCAGAAATGAAACTAAGAGGAATTTAA
- a CDS encoding trypsin-like serine peptidase, with protein sequence MRKWIWYVLFIIVFIGSSLSIYQCKASKNIKSIENLKKMAKSDVVFRQQVLFELQERNAVAFTNVDYENRAGNIINMSEDRIEFPVSLNQVDLNDFTSSQLLEMLPKEVDNRQDYFLVGKKEVKENFSGVAMVMKKSSINDNGFYTSKQYRELVFRLNGQDYKGCASYRFIDQFRIANCTAFAISPYHILTVGHEVNDKNCYDYEFVFDMYMSVRDEVVQKIPIEQRFIVDYPVDHVFDSITMMDYTILRVLKKIPEKRILRIDLNEDYLENERLYAIGASEGLPLKYSPDGQIFKSWSEDIINTNLNVHVGNSGSPVFNTENNVVGMVVKGQSKQKVNKIDNCIMPKDCIDFGCSGEYVLKISSIPTLKELLKKNDLL encoded by the coding sequence ATGAGAAAATGGATTTGGTACGTATTGTTTATAATCGTCTTCATAGGTAGTTCATTAAGCATCTATCAATGTAAAGCTTCAAAAAATATAAAGTCAATAGAGAATTTGAAAAAAATGGCAAAGTCAGATGTCGTTTTTAGACAACAAGTCTTATTTGAACTACAAGAAAGGAATGCAGTTGCTTTTACAAATGTTGATTATGAAAATAGAGCGGGAAATATCATAAATATGAGTGAGGACCGCATTGAATTTCCTGTGAGTTTAAACCAAGTTGACCTCAATGATTTTACATCAAGTCAATTACTAGAAATGTTACCAAAAGAGGTTGACAATCGTCAAGATTATTTTTTAGTAGGCAAAAAAGAAGTTAAGGAAAACTTCTCTGGGGTCGCCATGGTTATGAAGAAATCTAGTATAAATGATAATGGGTTTTATACTAGTAAGCAATATAGAGAGTTGGTTTTTCGACTTAATGGTCAAGATTATAAAGGTTGTGCTTCTTACCGTTTTATTGACCAATTTCGAATAGCAAATTGTACGGCTTTTGCTATTTCTCCATATCATATTTTAACTGTAGGTCATGAAGTAAATGATAAAAACTGTTATGACTATGAGTTCGTATTTGATATGTATATGAGTGTCCGTGATGAAGTGGTGCAAAAAATTCCAATTGAACAACGGTTTATTGTAGACTATCCAGTAGACCATGTTTTTGATTCTATCACAATGATGGATTATACGATTCTTAGGGTTTTGAAAAAAATACCAGAGAAAAGAATACTAAGAATAGATTTGAATGAAGATTATCTTGAAAATGAAAGGTTATATGCAATTGGAGCGTCGGAAGGTCTTCCTTTAAAATATAGCCCAGATGGGCAGATATTCAAAAGTTGGAGCGAAGATATTATCAATACCAATTTAAATGTTCATGTTGGTAATTCTGGTTCTCCGGTATTTAACACCGAAAATAATGTTGTTGGAATGGTGGTTAAAGGACAGTCAAAACAAAAGGTGAACAAAATTGATAATTGCATAATGCCTAAAGACTGTATTGACTTTGGTTGTTCAGGGGAATATGTATTAAAAATATCAAGTATTCCAACTCTAAAAGAACTTCTCAAAAAAAATGATTTATTGTAA
- the drmB gene encoding DUF1998 domain-containing protein, giving the protein MGQFEQIQTRKAISSYGGVGSIIETRDGSILIKPFDEWPFFQFVNEEFEEHNLIKDKRFKNRISKYFQELENLIRIPVNDLELGYRLPRGNEHKVLSAKYFPEWFYCNHCQKFDKISNWLINWQNNVETYHRDSFYPPKCYSCYVKNRDKKRKFFDLEQVRFILTAPNGDVTDIPWDKWAMLKKEKKREKSTNSEDENIEETLTLSNIVVPEDLNLEYNTSDKLDDLKGIFIIAKNKQGEKLNFTTLSGLFNLRIKIQELFPNTNESDILFKPVIRSSNSVYYPNILSSIYIPANDELNEFTIELIKDEFEDGGNAKQIAKSLKRYKNIEIDSNIIQNLIDNNFNVKDFIISQTENQYRYDEYRFIIDNDSSDRKDELVFEKIDATFFQNKLIKSIYRMDKIKITSVQTSYTRQEPISTDSFLKDDEIDESNKEVILKKFTSKKGLSVKYLPAIESYGEGIFFDFEDEKLISWMQSNHLIKERISIIVTNHNNLDSNFNETLDITAKYILLHTFSHLIIKELEYLCGYPATSIKERLYLDDELKMNGLLIYTIAGSEGSYGGLTSICDDDKIGKLIESAIIRAKDCATDPICYHTNGQGVSNLNLSACFSCALLPETSCEMFNCYLDRRILIDKDYGYFKEL; this is encoded by the coding sequence ATGGGGCAATTTGAACAAATACAGACAAGAAAAGCGATTAGTTCATATGGGGGAGTTGGCTCTATTATTGAGACAAGAGATGGTTCCATTCTAATTAAACCTTTTGATGAATGGCCTTTTTTTCAATTTGTAAATGAAGAATTTGAAGAACATAACTTAATTAAAGACAAAAGGTTTAAGAATAGGATAAGTAAGTATTTTCAAGAATTAGAAAACCTAATTAGAATTCCTGTAAATGATTTAGAACTAGGCTACAGGTTACCAAGAGGCAATGAACACAAAGTACTTTCCGCTAAGTATTTTCCTGAATGGTTTTATTGTAATCACTGTCAAAAATTTGATAAAATCAGTAATTGGTTAATAAATTGGCAGAACAATGTAGAAACTTATCATAGAGATAGTTTTTATCCACCTAAATGTTATAGCTGCTATGTAAAAAACAGAGATAAAAAGCGGAAGTTTTTTGATTTGGAGCAAGTTCGTTTTATTTTGACAGCACCGAATGGAGATGTAACTGATATTCCTTGGGATAAATGGGCCATGTTAAAGAAGGAAAAAAAGCGTGAGAAGAGTACTAATTCTGAAGATGAAAATATTGAAGAAACTTTAACTTTATCCAATATAGTAGTACCCGAGGATTTAAATTTAGAATATAATACGTCCGATAAATTAGATGATTTAAAAGGTATTTTTATTATTGCTAAAAACAAGCAAGGTGAAAAATTAAATTTCACAACACTTTCTGGATTGTTTAATTTAAGAATCAAAATCCAAGAACTATTTCCTAATACTAATGAAAGTGACATACTATTTAAGCCGGTAATTCGGTCAAGTAATAGTGTCTATTACCCAAATATATTGTCCAGTATTTATATTCCAGCAAATGATGAATTAAATGAGTTTACAATTGAATTAATTAAAGATGAATTTGAAGATGGCGGAAATGCTAAACAAATCGCTAAAAGTTTAAAAAGATATAAAAACATAGAGATTGACTCAAATATTATTCAAAATCTCATTGATAATAACTTTAATGTAAAAGACTTCATAATATCCCAAACAGAAAATCAATACAGATATGATGAATATAGATTTATTATAGATAACGACAGTTCGGATAGGAAGGATGAACTAGTTTTTGAGAAAATTGACGCAACTTTTTTTCAAAACAAACTAATAAAATCCATTTACAGAATGGATAAAATTAAAATTACCTCAGTACAAACATCTTATACAAGGCAAGAGCCTATTTCAACGGATTCATTTTTAAAAGATGATGAAATTGATGAAAGTAATAAAGAGGTAATACTAAAAAAATTCACTTCTAAAAAAGGTCTAAGTGTAAAATATTTACCTGCAATTGAGAGTTACGGGGAAGGAATATTTTTTGATTTTGAAGATGAAAAATTAATTAGTTGGATGCAATCCAATCATTTAATAAAAGAACGAATCTCTATAATAGTAACTAATCATAATAATTTAGATTCAAATTTTAATGAAACTCTAGATATTACTGCTAAATACATTTTGTTACATACATTTTCTCATCTCATAATCAAGGAGTTAGAATATTTGTGTGGTTATCCAGCAACTTCCATTAAAGAAAGGTTATATCTTGATGATGAATTAAAAATGAATGGCTTACTAATTTATACAATTGCTGGTTCAGAAGGAAGCTATGGAGGTCTTACTTCAATATGTGATGACGATAAAATCGGTAAGCTAATTGAATCGGCCATCATAAGAGCTAAAGACTGCGCAACTGACCCAATTTGTTACCACACTAATGGACAAGGTGTAAGCAATTTAAATCTTTCTGCTTGTTTCAGTTGTGCTTTGCTGCCCGAGACATCTTGTGAAATGTTCAATTGTTATTTAGATAGAAGGATATTAATTGACAAGGATTATGGGTATTTTAAAGAATTATAA